The Bacteroides sp. AN502(2024) DNA segment ATAGTTGTGGGTAGTCGGATCTATGGGAAGCATACCCGAGGCATCACCTATTCCCAACACCTTTTCACCCGTGATCTGCCAATGCACATAACCAGCCAGAGTGGTCAGGAAATCAATCTCGTTAACGTGTGCCTCATTGTCCAAAATAGCTTGATACAAGTGGGAAATGCTCCACCGCAGAGGGATATTATAGACAAACAGTTCGGATAAAGCAGCCGCTGCACGACCTGTATTGGTATTTCTCCAAGTGCGGAAAGGCACGAGGATTTCCTCTTTTTGGTTGAATGCCATATAACCATGCATCATGGCACTGACGCCGATGGCAGCCAGCGTCTTGATCTCTATGCCGTATGCGTTCTTTACGTTCGTACGAAGATCGGCATAGCAATCTTGCAGCCCTGACCAGATAGCTTCAATGCTATATGTCCAAAGTCCGTCAACTAGCTGGTTTTCCCAAGTGTGGCTACCTTGAGCGATTGGCCTGTTTTCCTGGTCAATCAAGACAGCTTTTATTCGTGTTGAACCGAGTTCTATACCAAGAATAGCTTTACCTGCCTCGATGGTTGATTTTGCATCTAATTTCATGTTGAAATCCATATTTTAGGTTTAGCAAAGTGCTTTATTCAACAGGTAATAAACTTCGTTCATGCGGAGTTCTTTCTTGAAGCAGCTGATCGTAGTATCCTTGTTGATATGCACCATTTCGATACCTGCGATTTCAGCATAATCTTCCCAATATTCTGCTGTCAGGTCGTAAGAGAAGCAAGAGTGGTGAGTACCACCGGCGAGGATCCATGCACCCGCACCCACTTCAAGGTTTGGCATCGGAATCCAGAGAGCAGAAGCAACCGGTAACTTAGGCAGCGGTTTCGGTTCGATACATTCTACGTCATTCACGATCAGACGGAAACGGTTACCCATATCTACAACAGTAGCGGTGCAGCCCGTACCTACTTTGGAAGTGAAGACCAAACGTGCAGTCTGACTCTTGCGGATACCTATACCAAGGAAGTGCACTTCCAGACGAGGTTTGTTGGCCGCGATAAGCGGGCAAACTTCCAACATGTGTGACTGAAGAATGGAGCTGTTTGCACCATCGAAGTTCAGCGTATAATCTTCCAGGAATGAACAGCCTTTAGGAAGTCCCTGATTCATAACCCATACGGTGCGGTAAAGAGCAGCCGATTTCCAGTCGCCTTCAGCACCGAATCCGTAACCTTCCGCCATTAGACGTTGTGAAGCGAGCCCCGGGATCTGATCGAAACCATTGTATTCGATGTCGCCCAAATCATCGAAGTTGGTAGTGAATCCTTTCGCACCTTTAGCTTTCAGGATAGCACGAAGGGCCAATTCTGCTTTAGCAGCATTCCATACTTTCCGATAAGCTTCAGTTGATTTATCTTCCAGAGAAGCATCGTGATCGTATTCCTTGAAGTAAGTAGCTACCAATGCATCTACATCTTCATTCTTGATGTCCTTGTGATATTCCATCAATTCGCTTACCGGACAGTAATCTACGTGGTAACCCATGCGTTGTTCAGCTTCCACTTTATCGCCATCGGTTACAGCAACATTATTCATCTGGTCACCGAAACGGATAATCAGCATATCCTGTGAATCTGCCCAACCGGCACAAACACGCATCCAAACAGCAATCTTATGCAAAGTCTCTTCTTCTTTCCAGTAACCTACCACCACTTTACGCCGGATACGCATACGGGTACAGATATGTCCGAATTCGCGGTCACCGTGAGCTGACTGGTTCAGGTTCATGAAGTCCATGTCCATTGTATCCCAAGGAATTTCCTTGTTGAATTGAGTATGCAGGTGCAACAGAGGCTTCTTCAACTGTTGCAAACCGTGAATCCACATTTTAGCAGGTGAGAACGTATGCATCCAAGTGATAACACCTGCACACTTTTCGTCATTGTTGGCTGCTTTGAAAACAGCTTCCACTTCTTTAGAAGAATTGACTGTTCCTTTGTATATCACCTTTACAGGGAGTTTACCGGATTCGTTCAATCCGTTAACCATTTCGTTGGAGTGTGCGTCTACTGCGATCACTGCGTCGCCTCCGTACAAAAGCTGTGCTCCTGTTACGAACCATACTTCATATTGATCAAATGCGTTCATAATGTTATTGCTTTAATTGTTATTATTCTAATCTTTAATTATTTCTGTCCGTAATAAGCATTCGGACCATGCTTGCGGCTGAAATGTTTCTCTATCAGCAGCGGATTCATTGTTAATTTGGGATTTACCGCATAAGCGATACTTGCCATTTTAGCGACCTGTTCCATAACCACAGCATTGTGTACGGCATCGTGCGCGTCTTTTCCCCAAGAGAAAGGACCGTGATTTTTCACCAACACTCCCGGGGTGTGTATAGGATTCAAGCCTTCAAAACGTTTCACTATCACGTTACCGGTTTCCAGCTCGTAAGCACCTTCCACTTCCGCTTTCGTCATATCCGCTGTGCAGGGAATGGCATCATGGAAGTAATCAGCATGAGTGGTTCCGATATTCGGAATGTCACATCCGGCTTGTGCCCAGGCAGTAGCATAGGTGGAGTGTGTATGTACCACTCCTCCGATTTCCGGAAATGCTTTGTAAAGTACTACGTGGGTAGGGGTGTCTGAAGACGGTTTCAGTCGGCCTTCAACGACCTTGCCATTCAGATCCACTACTACCATATCTTCGGCTTTCATGTCATCATAACTTACACCGCTGGGCTTGATTACCACCAGTCTGCTTTCACGGTCGATAGCAGAAACATTGCCCCAGGTAAAGATGACTAATCCATGCTTTACCAATTCGAGATTGGCATGAAATACTTTTTCTTTTAGATCTTCCAGCATAACGATTAGATTTTAAATTTCGGGTCTTTTCGATAGACCTTGCTGTTGAACTTATACAAGGCAGCACCGCGTTTGGAACCCAGTTTGTCAATTTTATCAGTCTTTTCGATGTAATCCATTTCGGCAACACGTTTGCGGAAGTTCCGTTTATCTATCGTTTCACCGTAAATGGCTTCATATAAACTTTGTAGTTGGGATAGCGTAAAAAGTTTCGGAAGCAGATTGAATCCGATAGGTTCCACGGATGCCTTCTGTTTCATCAGTTCCCGTGCTTTTTTTACCATTTCAGGATGGTCGAAGATAAGCGGGGGAAGTTCGTTCATATTTACCCAGTAGGCGTTGTGTTTCTGAACCAGTCTCCGGTCATACTCATTGATGTTAATCAATGCATAGTAAGCCACGGAAATAACTCGTTCACCCGGATCACGGTCAACAGCACCAAAAGCTCCTACCTGTTCCATATAAACGTTTTCCAGTCCGGTAAGCTCATACAAGACACGTTTGGCGGCATCATCCACACTTTCGCCTTTCTGCACAAATCCTCCCATCAGTGACCATTCCCCCATTGCCGGTTCAAAGTTTCTTTTCAATAAGAGCAAGCTGATTTCCCCCTCGTTAAAACCGAAGATGATACAGTCTATACCGATATAGAAGGTAGGATTCGAGTTGTAATAGTTGTTCATCATTAATCGGAATAAGTTTATTAATTACCAGAAATACCAGTAGAAAGCTCCTGTAATAGCCAGGATAATTGCTGTGTGAATGATATCCCAGTGATTCCAGCTGGCACGGGTAGCCGCCTTTTGTTCTTTAGTAGCTGTACCGAACACCAGTCCCTGAATCTTTTCTGCTGCCGGGGCCTTTGTTGTCAGGCTGACTACGATTACTACAATGATACAGAATAGGAACATCCATCCGCAGAAGAACAGCCAGTTCATATCAAAGAACAAATATTTGAAGGTAGAGTCTGCCACTTCACCAGCGTTGCTATAGTATACTTTAGCACCCAGGCGCGTCAGGCCGATGACCATACCGGAAATCAATCCCCACATCCCACCTTGAGCTGAAGTACGTTTCCAGCAGACACCCAGCAAGAACGCAGCGGCAATACCTGGAGCCAAAACAGACTGGACATCCTGCAAATAGGTGTAGAGCACATCACCTACACTACGCATGATAGGAATCCAGAGAATACCTAAAATGACGATTACAACTGTTGCAACTTGGCCGATACCGACCAGTCTCTTTTCTGGAGTCTCCGGTCTGAAACGTTTGTAAAAGTCGATAGTGAACAACATGGCCGATGAGTTGAACAAAGATGCAAGAGAACTCATTAAAGCGGCAAGAATGCCACATACTACCAGACCTTTCACACCGGCAGGAAGTAATTTGGCAACCAATGTAGGGAAAGCTGCGTCGGCATTTGCTGTTCCGTTAGCCAGTAGCGGAAGGAAGCCTTCGCCACCGGCACCGATATATTTCTGATGTAATGCAAATGCAATCATGCCCGGAATCAGGAAAAGGAATACAGGTAACAGTTTCAGGTAAGCACCGAAGATAGTACCACGACGGGCTTCTTGCTCATTTTTTCCTGAAAGTACACGCTGTACAATAAACTGGTCAGTACACCAGTACCAGAATCCAATGATAGCTGAACCGATCAAAGCGCCCAACCATGGGAAGTTTGCGTCATCATTGCTACGAATCAGGTTAGTCATGGTGTCACCATAATCATTTACAGTCACAGCACCGCAGACTCTCATCATTTCATTCCATCCGCCCAGTTCTTTGAAACCAAGCACAAGGATAATTAATGACCCTAATAATAGAATCGGAGTTTGAAGAACAGAAGTATAAAGAACAGATTTCATACCTCCGAAGATGGTATAAAGTGCGGTCAACACTACCAGACCGATAGCTGCGATCCAAAAGAAATCGATTCCCCACAGTTCTTTGATACCGAATACCTGTTGAAATACCAAGCCGCCGGCATATACGGTTACGGCTACTTTAGTCAGTACATAACTTACCAATGAAATAACTGATAAGATTGTACGTGATTGAGGATTATAACGACGTTCGAGAAATTCCGGCATTGTATATACCATGCTGCGTGAATAGAAAGGTACGAATACCCATCCCAAAATCAAAATCATCCATCCCTGAATTTCCCAGTGAGCCATGGCCATACCACTGGACGCACCGGCTCCTGCCAGTCCGATCAAGTGTTCCGACCCAATGTTCGATGCGAAAATAGAGGCACCGATCGCAAGCCATGTTGCGTCGCGTCCGCCTAAAAAATAATCTGCCGAGTCATTTTGTTTTTGTCTGACTACCCAAATAATAATACCAATCAGAGCCAGGAAAAAGACTCCGATTACCAGCCAATCCAATGCTTCCACGATAAATATGATTTATGAGTTAATATTATCTCTCTACAGAGAATTTGAAAATACATTCACTGTTGTAAGTCTGTCCCGGTTCCAGAACGACAGACGGCCAGTCTGCCTTGTTGGGGCTGTCAGGATAGTGCTGTGTTTCCAGGCATACGGAAGCACGCTGGTTGTAAACGATACCTTTCTTACCGGTTACGGTTCCATCGAGAAAGTTACCTGTATAAACTTGTATACCCGGTTCGTTGGTATATACTTCCAAAGTAATGCCACTTTCGGGTGAAGTAAGTCTGGCGGCTACTTGAGAAAGATCTCCCGGAGTGTTCAATACCCAGTTATGATCGTATCCGTTTCCATTCTTTAATTGAACGAAATCATAATTATTGATATCTTTACCTACGGCTTTCGGAGTAGTAAAATCCATCGGGGTGTCCTTAACCGGAGCAATTTCGCCTGTAGTCATAAAGGTGCTGTCTACCGGAGTATAGTAGTCTGCATTCACATACATGATATGGTCGGTTGAAATCTTAGACGGATCACCCGAAAGATTGAAATAAGAGTGGTTGGTCATGTTGATGATCGTCTTTTTATCAGTAGTTGCGCTGTATTTGATGTCGATAGCGTTGTCATCAGTCAGTTTGTAGGTCACTTTAGCTGTTACATTACCCGGGAAATTAGCATCTCCATCCGGTGAAATACGAGTTAGCTCCAGTGTTGTCAGATCGATAAGATTGGCTTTATAAACCTGATATTGCCAGCCTTTCGGACCTCCGTGCAAGCAGTGCCCGTAGTTGTTTTGTGGCAACTGGATCGTATCGCCATCCAATACAAAACGTCCCTGATTGATACGGTTTGCATAGCGTCCGATAGAAGCACCGAAGTCACTGGGAATATTGATATAATCGGCAATGCTGTCAAAACCTAAAACAACATCTCGCATCTGACCGTTTTTGTCGGGTACCATGACAGACACGATACGTCCTCCGAAGTTAGTGATACATACTTCCATGCCTGCCTTATTCTTTAATGTGTAAAGAGCTGTTTGGGCATTATTCACTTCTGTTTGAAATTTTACCGGGTCAAGACCAGACAAAGTCAGCTCGGAAGCCGGCTTGTTTTTGCACGAAGCCAGCATCAGCACGGAAATTCCTGCAAGTAGAAAATGTTTTTTCATGGTTTTATTTTTAATGTAAATGAGATGTTTACCTTATTTTGGGTGTAAAAGTAACACTTTTGTTTGGTGTATCAAATACACTCTTATATGTTATGCAGCATAAAAGGTATGTTTTATAATTTTTCCACACCTTGATTATATATAAATGTACGCTTTCCGGTGTTTCATATTCGTATTATATGATTGTAATGAATAGGTGTTTTTTTATCTGATTTCGTATTATAAATACAGATACCGGATGGAAATTTTTACAAATGAATGGATTTTGGTCTTTTTTGACCGATAAACATCTGTTTATGATAAAATCGGGTACGCGGAAAAATGGGAATCTGATTATCTTTGCAATTTAATTATATATAATTTTTATTGAAAACCATGAGAAGATACACAGAATTACTGGCTACATTAGCCTTATCTGCTGGCATGGCACTTCATGCACAAACCAATGAAATAGTGATTCAGACTAAGAAGTTGGGGGCTGAAATCCAACCTACTATGTACGGACTCTTTTTTGAAGACATCAATTATGCTGCCGATGGCGGATTATACGCGGAACTGGTAAAGAACCGCTCGTTCGAGTTCCCCCAGCATCTGATGGGATGGAATACCTATGGCAAAGTGACTTTGCAGGATGACGGCCCTTTTGAGCGCAATCCGCATTATGTGCGTCTTGATAATCCGGGGCATGCTCACAAGCATACCGGACTGGATAACGAAGGCTTTTTCGGTATTGGCGTCAAGAAAGGAGAGGAGTATCGCTTTTCTGTTTGGGCGCGTTTGCCGCTAGGAAGTACGAAAGAAACATTGAGAATCGAACTTGTCGATACTAAATCAATGGGGGAACGTCAGGCTTTTGCTGCGGAGAATCTGACGATTGACTCCAACGAATGGAAAAAGTATCAAGTCATCCTGAAGCCCGGTATTACCCATCCAAAATCCGTACTCCGCATTTTCCTTACTTCTAAAGGAACGGTTGATTTGGAGCACGTTTCTCTTTTCCCGGTTGATACCTGGAAAGGGCATGAAAATGGTCTTCGCAAAGATTTAGCACAAGCATTGGCGGATATTCATCCCGGAGTCTTCCGCTTCCCCGGTGGTTGTATCGTAGAAGGTACGGATCTCGAAACCCGTTATGACTGGAAGAAATCCGTGGGGCCGGTAGAAAACCGTCCATTGAACGAAAACCGCTGGCAATATACCTTTACCCATCGTTTCTTCCCGGATTATTATCAGAGCTATGGATTAGGATTCTACGAATACTTCCTATTGTCCGAAGAAATGGGTGCAGCGCCTCTTCCGATCCTGAATTGCGGTCTTTCCTGTCAATATCAGAATAATGGTTCGAAAGCTCACGTTGCGGTTTGTGATCTGGATAGCTATATTCAGGATGCACTCGATCTGATCGAATTTGCCAATGGTGACGTTAATACTACATGGGGGAAGGTACGTGCCGATATGGGACATCCCACTCCATTTAATCTGCAGTTTATCGGTATCGGTAACGAACAATGGGGAAAAGAATATCCCGAACGTCTTGAACCGTTTATCAAAGCCATTCGTAAGGCGCATCCGGAAATCAAAATCGTAGGTAGCTCCGGTCCGAACTCCGAAGGAAAAGAATTCGATTACTTGTGGCCTGAAATGAAGCGTTTGAAAGTAGATCTGGTAGACGAACACTTCTATCGTCCCGAAAGCTGGTTCCTCAGTCAGGGAGCACGCTATGATAATTACGACCGCAAAGGACCGAAAGTATTTGCCGGCGAATATGCTTGCCACGGAAAAGGAAAGAAATGGAACCACTTCCATGCTGCCTTGCTCGAAGCTGCATTCATGACAGGTTTGGAACGCAATGCTGATGTCGTACACATGGCTACTTATGCCCCGCTTTTCGCTCACGTAGAAGGATGGCAATGGCGTCCTGACATGATCTGGTTTGACAACAACCGCTCGGTTAAGACCGTAAGCTACTATGTACAGCAGCTTTTTAGCGAGAACAAGGGATCGCATGTACTTCCACTTACAATGGACAATAAACCCCTTATGGGAGGAGAGGGGCAGAACGGTCTTTTTGCGAGTGCTGTCTATGATGAGAATCCGGATGAGATTGTGGTAAAGGTGGCCAATACTTCTGACACGGCCCAATCACTTGATTTCACCTTCAAAGGGCTGGGCAAGAAACAACGTATCACAGGTATTACAGTCACGACACTTTCCTCTTCAGATCTTGATGCCGATAATACTCTTGACGACCCTGAGAAAATAATGCCCTTAGTTGACAGGACTGATATTAATACCACCGAAGGTTGGTCGACAGAAATTGCCCCGAGTACCTTCTGTGTATTCCGATTCTCAAAAAAATAATCCAATTTGCCTACTGGTATGGATAATTTGGAAACACTTGCAAGACTTTTCGCTCAAAGAAGGTGTGTCGTAATGAACGATACGCCTTCTTTTTTTCATCACCTATAAAGAATCAGTAAACCTTCTTCAAGCTGCGCTCTTTTGAAGATTTGTTTGATAAATGTGTTCCCCCCATCTGAAAAGAGCGGGTACAAGTTTATAAAACAGTTTAATCATCCAGTCTATACCTTCTTTTCTCATTTTTGCACACATCTTTTTTATATTGAAGGCAATGGCCAAGAATGCGAAGTCCATAAAGACCTTCTCCTTTCCAAAATGGCGGAAACGTTTGTAGTTCATATTATATTTTATTTGCCCGAACACAGCTTCCGGTTCTATACATCTTTGCCCTCTGTGTTTCAGTCCTTCTTCGGAACATAGTAATTCTTTGGCTTTCTGCCTGTATTTCCTGAGTCTGTGATTCAGTTCTATTGTCCTGTTTCCCTTTGCCTTAAAACATGAAGGTGCGCATTTTGACACACCTTCTTTTTGTTGCTTGTGAGGAAATAAAATATAACCTTCACTTTTTGCGGGGTAGTAGAAATTTAGTGGGGATACCTATAAAGTCTGGTAATACAGCAAATGAAGAAATTCTTGTCGATTACGTCTCTTAGGTTGGATCGGAAAAGTTTACTCCGAGCGTTGAACGATTCAGTTATGGCGTTTGAAGCCCTACTGTTATAAAAGTTCAGGGTGTCCTCATCGTATTCACACAGCTCTTCTTTGATGCCAATGTTTTTTACTTGACTAAAGCATCGCTTTAGCCGGTCTAAAGCAATGCTTTTCATTCCTTAAAGCTACGCTTTAGAGAGTTAATCAGAGATACATTCATTCCGAAAGTTTGATGCACGAACGAATGTTATTACCGATCCTCTCCCTATTGATTTCGTCAATTCCTCTTTCATCCTATCACCGTCTTCCTGAAACTCCCTATTTATCGTATTTACAGAGCGGTGATAGGTTGTTATTAACCTATCACCTCATCTGTCACCTATCACCGCCTGTTTTTTGACAGCCCGATTTGTTTCAAGATGTTTCAATTGCTTGAAAACACTTTGTTTCAATAGGGTGAACACTTTGTTTCAATAGGGTGGAACACTCTGTTTCAACACGGTGAACACTTTGTTCCAAGGCGCGAAACACTTTGTTCCATGCCGCAAAACACTTTCAAAGGTGACTTATACTAGAAATGGTTGTCACTTTTAGAGGCTAGTTACTAAATAAGTTGTCACATTCTGTTATTCATAACTAAAACAGTTGTTAGTTTCTTCCCTTTGCTCCTAAGATAGTTGTCATACGTAAAAACAATGGACAAATCTGAGTGTGCTCGGGCTCTCGGTAAAAGTCAATAGGGTTCGACACCCTATTGGCTTTTGTGAGACAATGGCTTAAACCGTCATGTCCCGGGTTCTCGGTATCGCAAATATAGTATTTATTTATCATATGGAACCTTATTTTTTCCACAATGATTTTCCCGGCACCTCTCCATGATATACGTCCA contains these protein-coding regions:
- the araA gene encoding L-arabinose isomerase translates to MNAFDQYEVWFVTGAQLLYGGDAVIAVDAHSNEMVNGLNESGKLPVKVIYKGTVNSSKEVEAVFKAANNDEKCAGVITWMHTFSPAKMWIHGLQQLKKPLLHLHTQFNKEIPWDTMDMDFMNLNQSAHGDREFGHICTRMRIRRKVVVGYWKEEETLHKIAVWMRVCAGWADSQDMLIIRFGDQMNNVAVTDGDKVEAEQRMGYHVDYCPVSELMEYHKDIKNEDVDALVATYFKEYDHDASLEDKSTEAYRKVWNAAKAELALRAILKAKGAKGFTTNFDDLGDIEYNGFDQIPGLASQRLMAEGYGFGAEGDWKSAALYRTVWVMNQGLPKGCSFLEDYTLNFDGANSSILQSHMLEVCPLIAANKPRLEVHFLGIGIRKSQTARLVFTSKVGTGCTATVVDMGNRFRLIVNDVECIEPKPLPKLPVASALWIPMPNLEVGAGAWILAGGTHHSCFSYDLTAEYWEDYAEIAGIEMVHINKDTTISCFKKELRMNEVYYLLNKALC
- a CDS encoding L-ribulose-5-phosphate 4-epimerase produces the protein MLEDLKEKVFHANLELVKHGLVIFTWGNVSAIDRESRLVVIKPSGVSYDDMKAEDMVVVDLNGKVVEGRLKPSSDTPTHVVLYKAFPEIGGVVHTHSTYATAWAQAGCDIPNIGTTHADYFHDAIPCTADMTKAEVEGAYELETGNVIVKRFEGLNPIHTPGVLVKNHGPFSWGKDAHDAVHNAVVMEQVAKMASIAYAVNPKLTMNPLLIEKHFSRKHGPNAYYGQK
- a CDS encoding NUDIX domain-containing protein, which encodes MNNYYNSNPTFYIGIDCIIFGFNEGEISLLLLKRNFEPAMGEWSLMGGFVQKGESVDDAAKRVLYELTGLENVYMEQVGAFGAVDRDPGERVISVAYYALININEYDRRLVQKHNAYWVNMNELPPLIFDHPEMVKKARELMKQKASVEPIGFNLLPKLFTLSQLQSLYEAIYGETIDKRNFRKRVAEMDYIEKTDKIDKLGSKRGAALYKFNSKVYRKDPKFKI
- a CDS encoding sodium:solute symporter; amino-acid sequence: MEALDWLVIGVFFLALIGIIIWVVRQKQNDSADYFLGGRDATWLAIGASIFASNIGSEHLIGLAGAGASSGMAMAHWEIQGWMILILGWVFVPFYSRSMVYTMPEFLERRYNPQSRTILSVISLVSYVLTKVAVTVYAGGLVFQQVFGIKELWGIDFFWIAAIGLVVLTALYTIFGGMKSVLYTSVLQTPILLLGSLIILVLGFKELGGWNEMMRVCGAVTVNDYGDTMTNLIRSNDDANFPWLGALIGSAIIGFWYWCTDQFIVQRVLSGKNEQEARRGTIFGAYLKLLPVFLFLIPGMIAFALHQKYIGAGGEGFLPLLANGTANADAAFPTLVAKLLPAGVKGLVVCGILAALMSSLASLFNSSAMLFTIDFYKRFRPETPEKRLVGIGQVATVVIVILGILWIPIMRSVGDVLYTYLQDVQSVLAPGIAAAFLLGVCWKRTSAQGGMWGLISGMVIGLTRLGAKVYYSNAGEVADSTFKYLFFDMNWLFFCGWMFLFCIIVVIVVSLTTKAPAAEKIQGLVFGTATKEQKAATRASWNHWDIIHTAIILAITGAFYWYFW
- a CDS encoding aldose epimerase family protein; protein product: MKKHFLLAGISVLMLASCKNKPASELTLSGLDPVKFQTEVNNAQTALYTLKNKAGMEVCITNFGGRIVSVMVPDKNGQMRDVVLGFDSIADYINIPSDFGASIGRYANRINQGRFVLDGDTIQLPQNNYGHCLHGGPKGWQYQVYKANLIDLTTLELTRISPDGDANFPGNVTAKVTYKLTDDNAIDIKYSATTDKKTIINMTNHSYFNLSGDPSKISTDHIMYVNADYYTPVDSTFMTTGEIAPVKDTPMDFTTPKAVGKDINNYDFVQLKNGNGYDHNWVLNTPGDLSQVAARLTSPESGITLEVYTNEPGIQVYTGNFLDGTVTGKKGIVYNQRASVCLETQHYPDSPNKADWPSVVLEPGQTYNSECIFKFSVER
- a CDS encoding alpha-L-arabinofuranosidase C-terminal domain-containing protein, producing MRRYTELLATLALSAGMALHAQTNEIVIQTKKLGAEIQPTMYGLFFEDINYAADGGLYAELVKNRSFEFPQHLMGWNTYGKVTLQDDGPFERNPHYVRLDNPGHAHKHTGLDNEGFFGIGVKKGEEYRFSVWARLPLGSTKETLRIELVDTKSMGERQAFAAENLTIDSNEWKKYQVILKPGITHPKSVLRIFLTSKGTVDLEHVSLFPVDTWKGHENGLRKDLAQALADIHPGVFRFPGGCIVEGTDLETRYDWKKSVGPVENRPLNENRWQYTFTHRFFPDYYQSYGLGFYEYFLLSEEMGAAPLPILNCGLSCQYQNNGSKAHVAVCDLDSYIQDALDLIEFANGDVNTTWGKVRADMGHPTPFNLQFIGIGNEQWGKEYPERLEPFIKAIRKAHPEIKIVGSSGPNSEGKEFDYLWPEMKRLKVDLVDEHFYRPESWFLSQGARYDNYDRKGPKVFAGEYACHGKGKKWNHFHAALLEAAFMTGLERNADVVHMATYAPLFAHVEGWQWRPDMIWFDNNRSVKTVSYYVQQLFSENKGSHVLPLTMDNKPLMGGEGQNGLFASAVYDENPDEIVVKVANTSDTAQSLDFTFKGLGKKQRITGITVTTLSSSDLDADNTLDDPEKIMPLVDRTDINTTEGWSTEIAPSTFCVFRFSKK